DNA from Salvia splendens isolate huo1 unplaced genomic scaffold, SspV2 ctg198, whole genome shotgun sequence:
GCGGGCTAGACCCAATACAAAATTCAGACCTAAAACAGAAACATGCCCCGTTCGGCTAGCGGCAAATTATACatattcaaggcatactaacattATTAATAAAGAATAAGCCTCATTTTATTAGAGAtaaagaaattattaaaattagatGTAGACTATTTTATGGAATATATCAAAATACTCGAAAGAATGATTATTTTTATGGAGTATATGATAGAAGGAGTACTCTTTTTCATAAGTGAATCATGCATCAACACTACACTAATTTATTTCattcaaatttttattataaaattaatacggAATATATTAAATCAGAAATAATATCTTACTTATTTTtctattcttttcttttttaactggatgtaatatttttaaaactaaCATTTAATTATGCATGGAGTGATTATATTATAATAGTCGgatgtaatttatttttgttgtattaAATGAggcattttttatgatttactCCACCTTTTTAAAAACCTTCATGCATGAGTCCCATTTTTACAATTACTTCCATTTCAATTCTGTACAACCCACCTTTAAATCCTCACCTCCCAAttcccatcatcatcatccaaaCAAGCCTACCAACTGTTCGATGTTTTGACCTCTGCAACAAAATACCGACTAACAATGGCGGTCGAAGTCTTCCCCGACAGCCCAAGCGCCGAGATCAGCCCTCGCATCTCATTCTCCCACGATCTCCGAAACGACGCCATTCCAATCGAGCACTACGTCCCATCGTCTTCCTCCTCCACCATCGACTTCGACTTCTGCGTTTTCCGCGAGAGCTTCGACCACGAATCCTCCTCCGCCGACGAGCTCTTCTCCGACGGCAAAATCCTCCCGATCGAAATAAAAAGGCGATCGTCGCCGTCGATTCTCAGATCGGCAGCACCTCCGCTTCCTCCGCCGCCGCGGATGAATCCGACAATTTCCGGTTCGGAGAAGCAGAATCCGAGGCCAGCGACGACGACGACGTCGTTTTGGCGGTTCAAGCGGAGCGCGAGCTTGAACTGTGGCAGCGGTTACGCGAGGACGTTGTGCCCGCTGCCGCTTCTGTCGCGCAGCAACTCGACTGGATCCACGGCTAGCGTGAAGCGGAGTAATCAGAAGCAGAATTTTCAGAAATGCGCGTTGCCAAACAGAGCCTTGAAGGAGTTTTCGTCAAGTAACTACCGTAAACCGCCGGCGAAGAAGGTCGGCTACTGCTCGTACAATGGCGCCGTTAAAGTTAACCCCGTTTTGAACGTTCCGTCTGCGAATCTGTTTGGGTTGGGTTCTATATTTTCCGGTGGAAGGGataagggcaagaagaagggattctttttaatttagattttaataatttttccatgctttagcacaaaagaagaaaaactatcaaaatataaaatgtttAATGAGGACAATAAGATTTGCATATTTACAGGTGAAATTTGTCATAGAAATTGgctgtttttttaaattcagaGTTGCGGCCAATCGAATTTAGTGGTTTTTGAGTTGATACTTGGAGATGTATTTGCATCCTTTGACACCCTATTTAGATAAACTTCATGCTTGTCAGCTTGTGTATACTAtgtttttatttgataaatattTGTTAACCCGCACAGTATTAATCAATTATCTAAAATATAGGTCCCACAAATATTATTGTGGAATTAAATCTTATACAACATCATTTGTTTGATAATGGTGATGGACTAGAAAGAGCAATTAATAATGTCTGAGTGAGTTTACCAGTTTTGGTTGTCAGTTGTCATACACCAACCTATTTATGGCAAGCTTAATCAAAATTATTGAAGCTTAATAATGAGTCAATGACCATCACCATGGATGGACTCTAGATCACAAACATTTAAAAGCTCTCACCAGCCagctaattttatttatttatattttcat
Protein-coding regions in this window:
- the LOC121789285 gene encoding uncharacterized protein LOC121789285 translates to MAVEVFPDSPSAEISPRISFSHDLRNDAIPIEHYVPSSSSSTIDFDFCVFRESFDHESSSADELFSDGKILPIEIKRRSSPSILRSAAPPLPPPPRMNPTISGSEKQNPRPATTTTSFWRFKRSASLNCGSGYARTLCPLPLLSRSNSTGSTASVKRSNQKQNFQKCALPNRALKEFSSSNYRKPPAKKVGYCSYNGAVKVNPVLNVPSANLFGLGSIFSGGRDKGKKKGFFLI